The DNA sequence CACTCAAACTGTCTGTTGCAGTTGCGCCCATGGCTGTCGATTCTATTTTCTTTCCAATGCTATGATTGTAATACGCCATGTACAACTTTACGCAAATAGAAACAATTAGAATTCCTACCGCCACCATACTAAACTCTACCGGTTCCGGATGAATAATCTTTTCCACAGAAGATTTTATCAACTCAAATGCCATGATAAGAATCGCCCCTGAAACAATTAACCCTGAAACATATTCTATTCTTCCATGCCCAAAAGGATGATCTACATCCGGCTCTGCTCCGGACATACGAAATCCAATTAAGGTAATCACAGAGGAACCTGCATCTGATAAATTATTAAATGCATCTGCCGTAATGGAAATCGATTTACTTATGGTTCCTGCCAGGAACTTTCCTGTAAACAAAAGTACATTCAGCAAAATCCCTACCACACTGCAAAGCATTCCATACTTTTGCCGCACCTGCGGATTCTTCACATCCTCCTTATTTTTAATAAACAACCCAGCTAGTACTGAAACCATCTTGTTCCCTCCTATATTATATATGCCTTTATTTCAGCAAAATACCTTGCACCTATTATATCACACAATACCGCTTTTATAAAATGCGAATAACACAGCAAAAAAGAACACATTTGCTACCGTAAAATACTTCAGATAAGAAAATCTTTTATCCTTATCCTCTGCTCCAATATACCGAAAAGAAATCAAACTTGCCATGGATGCAATCAGTGTTCCAAGTCCACCAAGATTTGTACCAATCACAAGACTTTTTATATCCTCCGTAAATCCGGACAACAGGAGTGCTGCCGGAACGTTACTGATTACCTGACTTGCCACAGCCGCTGTTATCACCTCATTACCATCAATCACAGTTTCCAACACTCTGCAAAACTCTTCCATTCTTCCCACATTTCCTATGAAAATGAAAAATCCTGCAAAGGTCCCCAACAATGCATAATCTACCTTACAAAAAATCTTCCGGTCTATGGCAAAAACGCCCACGACCACCACAATAAAAGTAACCGAATAATGCACAACACCCGCAACAGCAAGGATGCATAAACAAAATAATACGCTCCATCCTACAAGTTCTTTTTTGTCCAGATATATTTCTTCTGCATCAATCTGCACACTCCCTTTTCCACTTTTTCTTCCGGTTGCAATGCACCAAATCAACAATACCACCAGAGAAACCAATGAATATGGAAACATCAAGCATATAAATTCCATCCCACCCATATTTGCCCTTGCATATAGGTATAGATTCTGTGGATTTCCTATCGGTGTCAACATACTTCCCAGATTTGCAGCAATGGTCTGCAACACTACCACAGGAATCAACAATTTTTGCTTCTTTTCCTCTCCCATCATCCCAAGCACCTGAATTCCCAGTGGAACAAACGTAATCAAAGCCACATCATTGGTAATCAACATACTAAAAAAGAAGCATAAAAACACCAATATCACAATCAACTGACATCCGCCTGTAACCTTTTGCAACAGGTTTCTCGCTATCATTCGAAATACACCTATTTTTTGAAACCCTGCTACAACTACCATTAAACAGAATAAAATTGCCATAGTACGGACATCAATATAAGAGATGTATTTTTTATCGGGCAACACAAAACAGGAGGAAATTACCGCAAGCAAAATGGCAATGCATAATATGGTTTCTCTTTTTATAAATTCCATGCATTTTTTCATTTGTTCCGTTCCTTTCCTGTAACATATTTTTTCATTATATTACCATATCATAACATAAATCAAGGAGAACTTATACCATGAACGAACAAAAAGACTTTAAACCCTATATTCCGGCAGACCACATCACCTCGGAATTTACCCCAGCCTCTGTGATTACCGGAATTCTTCTGGCTGTTGTTTTTGGCGCGGCTAATGCATATCTCGGACTTCGAGTAGGACTCACCATTTCCGCTTCCATTCCCGCCGCAGTAGTTGCCATGGGAGTTATTCGAGTCCTTTTACGAAAAAATTCTATTCTGGAAAGCAATATCGTCCAAACCATCGGTTCTGCCGGAGAATCCGTGGCAGCAGGAGCTATTTTTACCTTGCCGGCCTTATTTTTATGGGCAGGAGAAGGAAAAATGTCCACTCCAAGTATTTTTGAAATCACTATTATTACCCTGGCCGGTGGTCTATTGGGTATTTTTTTCATGGTTCCTTTAAGAAATGCCCTTATTGTAAAGGAACATCTTACACTGCCTTATCCGGAAGGCTCAGCCTGTGCAAAGGTGCTACTTGCCGGAGAAAAAGGAGCTTCTAATGCTTCAACCGTTTTCGCCGGAATGGGCATCTCTGCCGCTTTTAAATTCATTGTTGACGGACTAAAAATATTTCCAAGCGAAATCTCCCTACGTTTCAAAAACTTTGCCGGAGAAATTGGCACACAGGTCTATCCGGCTGTTTTGAGTGTAGGCTATATCTGTGGCCCTAAAATCGCCTCTTATATGTTTGCCGGTGGCCTTATCAGTTGGATGGTACTAATTCCCGTCATTGTATTATTCGGTTCTCAACTTACTCTTTATCCCGGTATGGAGCCAATTGGAATGCTATATGAAGCAGGTGGAGCCAGTGCCATCTGGGAAAACTATATCCGTTACATTGGAGCCGGCGCTCTGGCTGCCGGAGGCATCATCAGTCTGCTTAAGTCTCTTCCTCTGATTTTACAGACTTTTCGGGATTCTGTAAAAGGATTAAAAATTTCAAACCACAAGACCTCCAAACGTACCGACCAGAATCTGGATATGCGTTTCATTCTTTTTTGCATCGTTCTGATTGGTCTGGTTCTTTGGCTGATTCCTTCCATTCCTCTTACACTTCCCGGTACTGTTCTGGTAATTGTATTTGGTTTCTTTTTCTCTGCCGTATCCTCTCGAATGGTAGGGCTGGTAGGTAGCAGCAACAACCCAATTTCCGGCATGGCAATTGCTACCCTGCTATTTTCCACTATTATTCTAAAATCTACCGGCGATTCCGGAACAAGCGGTATGCAGGGAGCCATCGCCATTGGTTCTATCATCTGCATCATAGCTGCCATTGCAGGGGATACCTCCCAAGACCTGAAAACCGGTTTTTTATTGGGTGCCACTCCCAAAAAACAGCAAGTCGGCGAACTGATTGGCGTTACCGCCGCTTCCCTCGTCATCGGCAGTGTCCTTTCCCTTTTGAACGCCGCCTGGGGCTTTGGTTCCGAAGAACTAGGTGCCCCACAGGCAACACTAATGAAAATGATTGTGGAAGGCGTTATGGAGAGCAATTTACCTTGGGCTCTGGTATTTATTGGCGTTTTTCTCGCCATTGCCATAGAGGTTCTCGGTATTCCGGTTCTTCCTTTTGCTATCGGTGTATATCTTCCGGTACAGTTAAACGCCTGCGTTATGGTTGGCGGTCTGCTTCGCCTCATTCTGGACAAA is a window from the Roseburia sp. 499 genome containing:
- a CDS encoding OPT family oligopeptide transporter, which produces MNEQKDFKPYIPADHITSEFTPASVITGILLAVVFGAANAYLGLRVGLTISASIPAAVVAMGVIRVLLRKNSILESNIVQTIGSAGESVAAGAIFTLPALFLWAGEGKMSTPSIFEITIITLAGGLLGIFFMVPLRNALIVKEHLTLPYPEGSACAKVLLAGEKGASNASTVFAGMGISAAFKFIVDGLKIFPSEISLRFKNFAGEIGTQVYPAVLSVGYICGPKIASYMFAGGLISWMVLIPVIVLFGSQLTLYPGMEPIGMLYEAGGASAIWENYIRYIGAGALAAGGIISLLKSLPLILQTFRDSVKGLKISNHKTSKRTDQNLDMRFILFCIVLIGLVLWLIPSIPLTLPGTVLVIVFGFFFSAVSSRMVGLVGSSNNPISGMAIATLLFSTIILKSTGDSGTSGMQGAIAIGSIICIIAAIAGDTSQDLKTGFLLGATPKKQQVGELIGVTAASLVIGSVLSLLNAAWGFGSEELGAPQATLMKMIVEGVMESNLPWALVFIGVFLAIAIEVLGIPVLPFAIGVYLPVQLNACVMVGGLLRLILDKKDDFRINSGILYCSGMIAGEGLAGILLAILAVIGIDIALPTGGTELGSLILFLLIILSVLKFSLWKKKKAPTP
- a CDS encoding SLC13 family permease, with amino-acid sequence MKKCMEFIKRETILCIAILLAVISSCFVLPDKKYISYIDVRTMAILFCLMVVVAGFQKIGVFRMIARNLLQKVTGGCQLIVILVFLCFFFSMLITNDVALITFVPLGIQVLGMMGEEKKQKLLIPVVVLQTIAANLGSMLTPIGNPQNLYLYARANMGGMEFICLMFPYSLVSLVVLLIWCIATGRKSGKGSVQIDAEEIYLDKKELVGWSVLFCLCILAVAGVVHYSVTFIVVVVGVFAIDRKIFCKVDYALLGTFAGFFIFIGNVGRMEEFCRVLETVIDGNEVITAAVASQVISNVPAALLLSGFTEDIKSLVIGTNLGGLGTLIASMASLISFRYIGAEDKDKRFSYLKYFTVANVFFFAVLFAFYKSGIV